A section of the Primulina eburnea isolate SZY01 chromosome 1, ASM2296580v1, whole genome shotgun sequence genome encodes:
- the LOC140827243 gene encoding thaumatin-like protein 1 isoform X1, producing MDFSVFEFYLTFTLSIYVLFSSGVCGTKFTFVNKCEVTVWPGILANAGGPKLDSTGFQLPPDSSRTFISPAAWSGRFWGRTECNFSESGTGSCKTGDCGSGQPECHGSGAAPPVTLAEFTLGTGGLDFYDVSLVDGYNLPMLVEATGGSGMCASTGCVMDLNRVCPSELRVGNGAACRSACEAIGSPKYCCSGEFNSPSACKPTLYSQLFKSACPRSYSYAYDDPTSTFTCNGADYTVTFCPSTSSQKSSKDPTPTTSTTTPETENGDGSLPGSDKGSGISVTGMDSNSDPRSASESTSDEGSWLAGLAMGVSSGVHSPSTLHYGAIFIFFSLVSFLCL from the exons ATGGATTTTTCTGTGTTCGAGTTTTATTTGACTTTCACCCTCAGCATTTATGTTCTTTTTTCCTCAG GAGTATGTGGTACTAAATTCACATTCGTGAACAAATGCGAGGTCACAGTGTGGCCCGGTATACTAGCAAACGCCGGCGGTCCTAAACTTGATAGCACTGGGTTTCAGCTCCCGCCAGACTCCTCCCGCACATTCATTTCGCCCGCCGCCTGGTCTGGCCGGTTCTGGGGCCGAACAGAATGCAACTTCTCTGAATCCGGTACAGGATCTTGCAAGACCGGTGACTGCGGGTCTGGTCAGCCAGAATGTCACGGCTCCGGGGCAGCCCCGCCTGTCACATTGGCAGAGTTCACCCTTGGAACCGGTGGTCTAGACTTTTACGACGTAAGTTTAGTTGACGGCTACAATTTGCCTATGTTAGTTGAAGCTACCGGCGGTTCGGGCATGTGCGCCTCCACTGGCTGCGTGATGGATCTTAACCGAGTCTGCCCATCGGAGCTCCGTGTTGGAAATGGGGCAGCTTGTAGGAGCGCGTGTGAGGCTATTGGGAGTCCGAAGTACTGTTGCAGCGGCGAGTTTAACTCGCCCTCCGCGTGCAAGCCGACGCTTTACTCGCAGCTGTTTAAGTCTGCTTGTCCCAGATCCTATAGCTATGCTTACGATGATCCCACGAGCACTTTCACATGCAATGGTGCTGATTATACTGTGACATTTTGCCCCTCCACGTCAAG TCAGAAATCTTCCAAAGATCCAACTCCAACAACGTCAACCACTACACCAGAAACTGAGAATGGCGATGGATCGCTACCGGGTTCAGATAAAGGGTCTGGAATCAGTGTGACCGGAATGGATTCAAACTCTGATCCGAGATCAGCATCCGAGTCTACTTCGGACGAAGGGTCATGGTTGGCTGGTTTAGCCATGGGGGTTTCATCTGGGGTCCATTCTCCATCAACTTTGCATTATGGTGCaatctttattttcttttcatTGGTTTCCTTTCTTTGTTTGTAG
- the LOC140827243 gene encoding thaumatin-like protein 1 isoform X2, producing the protein MDFSVFEFYLTFTLSIYVLFSSGVCGTKFTFVNKCEVTVWPGILANAGGPKLDSTGFQLPPDSSRTFISPAAWSGRFWGRTECNFSESGTGSCKTGDCGSGQPECHGSGAAPPVTLAEFTLGTGGLDFYDVSLVDGYNLPMLVEATGGSGMCASTGCVMDLNRVCPSELRVGNGAACRSACEAIGSPKYCCSGEFNSPSACKPTLYSQLFKSACPRSYSYAYDDPTSTFTCNGADYTVTFCPSTSR; encoded by the exons ATGGATTTTTCTGTGTTCGAGTTTTATTTGACTTTCACCCTCAGCATTTATGTTCTTTTTTCCTCAG GAGTATGTGGTACTAAATTCACATTCGTGAACAAATGCGAGGTCACAGTGTGGCCCGGTATACTAGCAAACGCCGGCGGTCCTAAACTTGATAGCACTGGGTTTCAGCTCCCGCCAGACTCCTCCCGCACATTCATTTCGCCCGCCGCCTGGTCTGGCCGGTTCTGGGGCCGAACAGAATGCAACTTCTCTGAATCCGGTACAGGATCTTGCAAGACCGGTGACTGCGGGTCTGGTCAGCCAGAATGTCACGGCTCCGGGGCAGCCCCGCCTGTCACATTGGCAGAGTTCACCCTTGGAACCGGTGGTCTAGACTTTTACGACGTAAGTTTAGTTGACGGCTACAATTTGCCTATGTTAGTTGAAGCTACCGGCGGTTCGGGCATGTGCGCCTCCACTGGCTGCGTGATGGATCTTAACCGAGTCTGCCCATCGGAGCTCCGTGTTGGAAATGGGGCAGCTTGTAGGAGCGCGTGTGAGGCTATTGGGAGTCCGAAGTACTGTTGCAGCGGCGAGTTTAACTCGCCCTCCGCGTGCAAGCCGACGCTTTACTCGCAGCTGTTTAAGTCTGCTTGTCCCAGATCCTATAGCTATGCTTACGATGATCCCACGAGCACTTTCACATGCAATGGTGCTGATTATACTGTGACATTTTGCCCCTCCACGTCAAGGTAA
- the LOC140827229 gene encoding endo-1,4-beta-xylanase 5-like isoform X1, giving the protein MPPLLREQFFLCLCLKNIQDFSPSKKMKEFLLFIPLFLLLCMNSNSASAYDGPLYDSSAYTECKLEVEDPLYNGGMLKDQEPTIEQVVLGDCVRVNALVFSLQNVTQGTKYCFSIWIRILYADSSLIKARLVTEERTLNCIGTVTAKAGCWSFLKGGFVATSPLKMPKLYLQNSDGKNVRIETASASLQPFTDEEWRLNQETKINKVHRCNKSKLFKFQPSKTVLNRVQARKRAVTIHVSDKQGIKLQGATVRTEQISKDFPFGSAIAKTIIGNSQYQKWFVERFNAAVFENELKWNATEPNPGQVNYTIPDQMLEFIRSNQIIVRGHNIFWEDPKFIPVWVRNLSGHDLESAVQSRIQSLMKKYKEEFIHWDVNNEMLHFDYYEERLGPNATQQFFDTAHQADPLATLFMNEFNVVETCSDVNSTVDTYVSRMRELQRGGVSMDGIGLQGHFDVPNTPLMRGIIDKLATLGLPIWLTEVDISKQFSKETQAMYLEEVLREGFSHPAVDGIILWTALRKNGCYQMCLTDDEFNNLPAGDTVDRLLREWQSGVAVGETDEYGAHSFLGFLGEYKVTAKFGNVTVTSTFSLSRGKETKHFNIQL; this is encoded by the exons ATGCCACCACTCCTCCGTGAACAATTTTTCCTCTGTCTCTGTCTTAAAAATATACAAGATTTCTCCCCATCAAAGAAAATGAAAGAATTCCTACTCTTTATTCCTCTGTTTTTGCTCCTCTGCATGAACTCTAACTCGGCTTCAGCTTACG ATGGGCCACTCTATGATTCGTCTGCTTACACTGAG TGTAAATTGGAAGTTGAAGATCCACTCTACAACGGAGGGATGCTCAAGGATCAAGAACCAACTATAGAACAGGTCGTTCTGGGTGACTGTGTTCGCGTTAATGCACTGGTGTTTTCACTGCAGAACGTCACTCAAGGCACCAAATATTGTTTTTCCA TTTGGATCAGGATACTATATGCCGACTCATCTCTAATAAAGGCGAGGCTTGTGACGGAAGAAAGGACGTTGAACTGCATAGGGACCGTTACTGCAAAGGCGGGTTGTTGGTCTTTTCTGAAGGGTGGATTTGTAGCGACATCTCCGTTGAAAATGCCTAAGCTGTATCTCCAG AATTCAGATGGCAAAAATGTCAGAATAGAAACTGCCAGTGCTTCTTTGCAGCCTTTCACTGACGAGGAATGGAGATTGAATCAAGAAACCAAGATCAACAAGGTACATAGATGTAACAAGTCGAAATTGTTCAAATTCCAGCCTTCTAAAACTGTTCTTAATCGGGTCCAGGCAAGGAAACGTGCCGTAACAATCCATGTATCAGATAAACAAGGCATAAAATTGCAAGGCGCAACAGTAAGAACCGAACAAATCTCGAAAGATTTCCCATTTGGATCTGCCATAGCAAAGACCATCATCGGAAATTCGCAATATCAG AAATGGTTCGTGGAGAGATTCAATGCAGCAGTATTCGAAAACGAGCTCAAATGGAATGCAACTGAACCCAATCCAGGGCAGGTGAATTACACCATCCCAGATCAGATGCTAGAATTCATTAGATCAAACCAGATAATCGTCAGAGGCCACAACATTTTCTGGGAGGACCCAAAGTTTATTCCTGTATGGGTTCGAAACCTGTCGGGCCACGACCTGGAATCAGCTGTCCAATCAAGAATCCAAAGCCTGATGAAGAAATACAAAGAGGAATTCATCCACTGGGATGTCAACAATGAGATGCTACATTTCGATTACTACGAGGAAAGGCTCGGTCCAAATGCCACACAGCAATTCTTCGACACAGCCCATCAGGCAGATCCTTTAGCAACCTTGTTTATGAACGAGTTTAATGTAGTTGAAACTTGTAGCGATGTTAACTCAACTGTCGACACGTATGTATCGAGAATGAGAGAGCTGCAACGAGGGGGTGTGTCAATGGATGGCATAGGACTACAGGGTCATTTTGATGTGCCAAACACACCACTCATGAGGGGTATTATTGATAAATTGGCCACTCTCGGGCTTCCTATATGGTTGACAGAAGTAGATATCAGCAAACAGTTCAGTAAAGAAACACAG GCTATGTATCTAGAAGAAGTCCTGAGAGAAGGCTTTTCCCATCCTGCTGTAGATGGGATCATTCTGTGGACAGCTCTGCGCAAGAATGGTTGCTACCAAATGTGCCTAACAGACGATGAATTTAACAATCTTCCAGCAGGTGATACAGTAGATAGGCTTCTGAGAGAGTGGCAATCGGGGGTTGCGGTTGGAGAGACAGACGAGTATGGCGCCCACAGTTTCCTTGGATTCTTAGGTGAATACAAAGTCACTGCTAAGTTCGGGAATGTAACAGTCACTTCAACTTTTTCGCTCTCACGAGGCAAAGAAACCAAGCATTTTAACATTCAGTTGTAA
- the LOC140827229 gene encoding endo-1,4-beta-xylanase 5-like isoform X2 — protein MPPLLREQFFLCLCLKNIQDFSPSKKMKEFLLFIPLFLLLCMNSNSASAYDGPLYDSSAYTECKLEVEDPLYNGGMLKDQEPTIEQVVLGDCVRVNALVFSLQNVTQGTKYCFSIWIRILYADSSLIKARLVTEERTLNCIGTVTAKAGCWSFLKGGFVATSPLKMPKLYLQNSDGKNVRIETASASLQPFTDEEWRLNQETKINKARKRAVTIHVSDKQGIKLQGATVRTEQISKDFPFGSAIAKTIIGNSQYQKWFVERFNAAVFENELKWNATEPNPGQVNYTIPDQMLEFIRSNQIIVRGHNIFWEDPKFIPVWVRNLSGHDLESAVQSRIQSLMKKYKEEFIHWDVNNEMLHFDYYEERLGPNATQQFFDTAHQADPLATLFMNEFNVVETCSDVNSTVDTYVSRMRELQRGGVSMDGIGLQGHFDVPNTPLMRGIIDKLATLGLPIWLTEVDISKQFSKETQAMYLEEVLREGFSHPAVDGIILWTALRKNGCYQMCLTDDEFNNLPAGDTVDRLLREWQSGVAVGETDEYGAHSFLGFLGEYKVTAKFGNVTVTSTFSLSRGKETKHFNIQL, from the exons ATGCCACCACTCCTCCGTGAACAATTTTTCCTCTGTCTCTGTCTTAAAAATATACAAGATTTCTCCCCATCAAAGAAAATGAAAGAATTCCTACTCTTTATTCCTCTGTTTTTGCTCCTCTGCATGAACTCTAACTCGGCTTCAGCTTACG ATGGGCCACTCTATGATTCGTCTGCTTACACTGAG TGTAAATTGGAAGTTGAAGATCCACTCTACAACGGAGGGATGCTCAAGGATCAAGAACCAACTATAGAACAGGTCGTTCTGGGTGACTGTGTTCGCGTTAATGCACTGGTGTTTTCACTGCAGAACGTCACTCAAGGCACCAAATATTGTTTTTCCA TTTGGATCAGGATACTATATGCCGACTCATCTCTAATAAAGGCGAGGCTTGTGACGGAAGAAAGGACGTTGAACTGCATAGGGACCGTTACTGCAAAGGCGGGTTGTTGGTCTTTTCTGAAGGGTGGATTTGTAGCGACATCTCCGTTGAAAATGCCTAAGCTGTATCTCCAG AATTCAGATGGCAAAAATGTCAGAATAGAAACTGCCAGTGCTTCTTTGCAGCCTTTCACTGACGAGGAATGGAGATTGAATCAAGAAACCAAGATCAACAAG GCAAGGAAACGTGCCGTAACAATCCATGTATCAGATAAACAAGGCATAAAATTGCAAGGCGCAACAGTAAGAACCGAACAAATCTCGAAAGATTTCCCATTTGGATCTGCCATAGCAAAGACCATCATCGGAAATTCGCAATATCAG AAATGGTTCGTGGAGAGATTCAATGCAGCAGTATTCGAAAACGAGCTCAAATGGAATGCAACTGAACCCAATCCAGGGCAGGTGAATTACACCATCCCAGATCAGATGCTAGAATTCATTAGATCAAACCAGATAATCGTCAGAGGCCACAACATTTTCTGGGAGGACCCAAAGTTTATTCCTGTATGGGTTCGAAACCTGTCGGGCCACGACCTGGAATCAGCTGTCCAATCAAGAATCCAAAGCCTGATGAAGAAATACAAAGAGGAATTCATCCACTGGGATGTCAACAATGAGATGCTACATTTCGATTACTACGAGGAAAGGCTCGGTCCAAATGCCACACAGCAATTCTTCGACACAGCCCATCAGGCAGATCCTTTAGCAACCTTGTTTATGAACGAGTTTAATGTAGTTGAAACTTGTAGCGATGTTAACTCAACTGTCGACACGTATGTATCGAGAATGAGAGAGCTGCAACGAGGGGGTGTGTCAATGGATGGCATAGGACTACAGGGTCATTTTGATGTGCCAAACACACCACTCATGAGGGGTATTATTGATAAATTGGCCACTCTCGGGCTTCCTATATGGTTGACAGAAGTAGATATCAGCAAACAGTTCAGTAAAGAAACACAG GCTATGTATCTAGAAGAAGTCCTGAGAGAAGGCTTTTCCCATCCTGCTGTAGATGGGATCATTCTGTGGACAGCTCTGCGCAAGAATGGTTGCTACCAAATGTGCCTAACAGACGATGAATTTAACAATCTTCCAGCAGGTGATACAGTAGATAGGCTTCTGAGAGAGTGGCAATCGGGGGTTGCGGTTGGAGAGACAGACGAGTATGGCGCCCACAGTTTCCTTGGATTCTTAGGTGAATACAAAGTCACTGCTAAGTTCGGGAATGTAACAGTCACTTCAACTTTTTCGCTCTCACGAGGCAAAGAAACCAAGCATTTTAACATTCAGTTGTAA
- the LOC140827229 gene encoding endo-1,4-beta-xylanase 5-like isoform X3, protein MLKDQEPTIEQVVLGDCVRVNALVFSLQNVTQGTKYCFSIWIRILYADSSLIKARLVTEERTLNCIGTVTAKAGCWSFLKGGFVATSPLKMPKLYLQNSDGKNVRIETASASLQPFTDEEWRLNQETKINKVHRCNKSKLFKFQPSKTVLNRVQARKRAVTIHVSDKQGIKLQGATVRTEQISKDFPFGSAIAKTIIGNSQYQKWFVERFNAAVFENELKWNATEPNPGQVNYTIPDQMLEFIRSNQIIVRGHNIFWEDPKFIPVWVRNLSGHDLESAVQSRIQSLMKKYKEEFIHWDVNNEMLHFDYYEERLGPNATQQFFDTAHQADPLATLFMNEFNVVETCSDVNSTVDTYVSRMRELQRGGVSMDGIGLQGHFDVPNTPLMRGIIDKLATLGLPIWLTEVDISKQFSKETQAMYLEEVLREGFSHPAVDGIILWTALRKNGCYQMCLTDDEFNNLPAGDTVDRLLREWQSGVAVGETDEYGAHSFLGFLGEYKVTAKFGNVTVTSTFSLSRGKETKHFNIQL, encoded by the exons ATGCTCAAGGATCAAGAACCAACTATAGAACAGGTCGTTCTGGGTGACTGTGTTCGCGTTAATGCACTGGTGTTTTCACTGCAGAACGTCACTCAAGGCACCAAATATTGTTTTTCCA TTTGGATCAGGATACTATATGCCGACTCATCTCTAATAAAGGCGAGGCTTGTGACGGAAGAAAGGACGTTGAACTGCATAGGGACCGTTACTGCAAAGGCGGGTTGTTGGTCTTTTCTGAAGGGTGGATTTGTAGCGACATCTCCGTTGAAAATGCCTAAGCTGTATCTCCAG AATTCAGATGGCAAAAATGTCAGAATAGAAACTGCCAGTGCTTCTTTGCAGCCTTTCACTGACGAGGAATGGAGATTGAATCAAGAAACCAAGATCAACAAGGTACATAGATGTAACAAGTCGAAATTGTTCAAATTCCAGCCTTCTAAAACTGTTCTTAATCGGGTCCAGGCAAGGAAACGTGCCGTAACAATCCATGTATCAGATAAACAAGGCATAAAATTGCAAGGCGCAACAGTAAGAACCGAACAAATCTCGAAAGATTTCCCATTTGGATCTGCCATAGCAAAGACCATCATCGGAAATTCGCAATATCAG AAATGGTTCGTGGAGAGATTCAATGCAGCAGTATTCGAAAACGAGCTCAAATGGAATGCAACTGAACCCAATCCAGGGCAGGTGAATTACACCATCCCAGATCAGATGCTAGAATTCATTAGATCAAACCAGATAATCGTCAGAGGCCACAACATTTTCTGGGAGGACCCAAAGTTTATTCCTGTATGGGTTCGAAACCTGTCGGGCCACGACCTGGAATCAGCTGTCCAATCAAGAATCCAAAGCCTGATGAAGAAATACAAAGAGGAATTCATCCACTGGGATGTCAACAATGAGATGCTACATTTCGATTACTACGAGGAAAGGCTCGGTCCAAATGCCACACAGCAATTCTTCGACACAGCCCATCAGGCAGATCCTTTAGCAACCTTGTTTATGAACGAGTTTAATGTAGTTGAAACTTGTAGCGATGTTAACTCAACTGTCGACACGTATGTATCGAGAATGAGAGAGCTGCAACGAGGGGGTGTGTCAATGGATGGCATAGGACTACAGGGTCATTTTGATGTGCCAAACACACCACTCATGAGGGGTATTATTGATAAATTGGCCACTCTCGGGCTTCCTATATGGTTGACAGAAGTAGATATCAGCAAACAGTTCAGTAAAGAAACACAG GCTATGTATCTAGAAGAAGTCCTGAGAGAAGGCTTTTCCCATCCTGCTGTAGATGGGATCATTCTGTGGACAGCTCTGCGCAAGAATGGTTGCTACCAAATGTGCCTAACAGACGATGAATTTAACAATCTTCCAGCAGGTGATACAGTAGATAGGCTTCTGAGAGAGTGGCAATCGGGGGTTGCGGTTGGAGAGACAGACGAGTATGGCGCCCACAGTTTCCTTGGATTCTTAGGTGAATACAAAGTCACTGCTAAGTTCGGGAATGTAACAGTCACTTCAACTTTTTCGCTCTCACGAGGCAAAGAAACCAAGCATTTTAACATTCAGTTGTAA
- the LOC140827253 gene encoding serine/threonine-protein kinase-like protein ACR4 → MKFRWVEKYVLFRDKNLVFLLFFSCLCSKVSSLGTMSSIAISYGENGPVFCGIKSDGSHLASCYGSNSAIVRATPNHSPFLGLTAGNGFVCGLEMDSNQPFCWGSTPFIPMGLPQPMVKNSEYLEISAGDHHLCGLRKPLMEKLRNSSLIDCWGYNMTKSYDIDGQIQSISAGSEFNCGLFAQNRSVFCWGDETGSNVISLIPKDLRFWKIAAGGFHVCGILEGVNSRVICWGRSLNLEEEIYVGSVINSGHLNVDLSPEDSMLSVVGGRFHACAIRSTDRGVVCWGYSVERSTPPPNGVKLYEIAAGDYFTCGVLAESSLLPVCWGAGFPSALPLAVSPGVCKPAPCSKGFYEFNNASSPCKSSGSNICLPCSSGCPSEMYQISECSLTSDRQCGFNCSSCDSSKCHSNCSTAANSGGRNEKFWSMQLPIIFAEISFAVFLVCAVSLASILYVRYKLRNCRCSAKSKKSSGNGSFHKETGKIRPDLDELKIRRAQKFTYEELEKAADGFKEETLVGKGSFSCVFKGVLKDGTVVAVKRAIVSPDMKNSKEFHTELDLLSRLNHAHLLNLLGYCEDGGQRLLVYEFMANGSLHQHLHGKNQELKEQLDWVRRVTIAVQAARGIEYLHGYACPPVIHRDIKSSNILIDEEHNARVSDFGLSLLGPTNSSSPLAELPAGTLGYLDPEYYRLHYLTTKSDVYSFGVLLLEILSGRKAIDLQYEEGNIVEWAVPLIKAGEIESILDPVLKPPVELEALKRIANIASKCVRMRGKERPSMDKATTALERALALLMGSPCNEQPILPTEVVLGSSRLHNKSSQRSGNRSTSETDGADTEDQRIEFRAPSWITFPSVASSQRRKSSVSDSDLDGKNLQEARNPCNGTAAADGLRSLVEEIGPASPQEHLYLQHNF, encoded by the coding sequence ATGAAGTTCCGGTGGGTTGAAAAGTATGTGCTTTTTCGTGATAAGAACTTGGTTTTCTTGCTGTTTTTTTCCTGTTTATGTAGCAAAGTTTCGAGCTTGGGAACAATGTCGTCCATCGCAATTTCTTATGGTGAAAATGGACCGGTTTTCTGTGGGATAAAGTCTGATGGTTCCCATTTAGCTAGTTGCTATGGCTCCAACTCGGCTATAGTTCGTGCTACTCCGAATCATTCGCCTTTTCTTGGTTTGACAGCTGGAAATGGATTTGTTTGTGGTCTTGAGATGGATTCGAACCAACCCTTTTGCTGGGGGAGTACGCCATTTATTCCAATGGGGTTACCTCAACCTATGGTTAAGAATTCAGAGTACTTAGAAATTAGTGCTGGGGATCATCACTTGTGCGGTTTGAGAAAACCCTTGATGGAAAAGTTGAGAAACTCTTCGTTAATTGATTGTTGGGGTTATAATATGACCAAAAGTTACGACATTGATGGGCAGATCCAGTCTATTTCTGCTGGTTCCGAGTTTAATTGTGGCTTGTTTGCTCAGAATAGGAGTGTCTTTTGCTGGGGTGATGAGACTGGAAGTAATGTGATTTCTTTGATTCCTAAGGATTTGAGGTTCTGGAAGATTGCAGCTGGGGGGTTTCACGTTTGTGGGATTTTGGAAGGGGTGAATTCGAGAGTGATTTGTTGGGGCAGGAGCTTgaatcttgaagaagaaatttatgTTGGTTCTGTGATAAATTCTGGGCATCTGAATGTGGATTTGTCTCCTGAGGATTCTATGCTTTCTGTAGTTGGGGGAAGGTTTCATGCTTGTGCGATCAGAAGTACTGATAGAGGAGTGGTTTGTTGGGGTTATAGTGTCGAAAGAAGCACGCCACCACCTAATGGTGTTAAACTTTATGAGATTGCAGCCGGCGATTACTTCACGTGTGGAGTTCTGGCTGAATCTTCTCTCTTGCCTGTTTGTTGGGGTGCAGGTTTTCCTTCAGCCCTGCCATTGGCGGTTTCACCCGGCGTCTGCAAGCCTGCGCCTTGTTCGAAAGGTTTTTACGAGTTCAACAATGCGAGTTCCCCTTGCAAGTCTTCCGGATCCAACATTTGTTTGCCTTGTAGCAGTGGCTGTCCCAGTGAAATGTATCAGATTTCTGAATGCAGTTTGACATCAGATAGGCAATGTGGTTTTAATTGTTCAAGTTGCGACTCCAGCAAGTGCCATTCAAACTGCTCCACTGCTGCTAATTCTGGAGGACGGAATGAAAAGTTTTGGTCGATGCAATTGCCCATTATTTTTGCTGAGATTTCGTTTGCTGTGTTCTTGGTATGTGCTGTATCTTTGGCTTCAATTCTTTATGTTAGATACAAGTTAAGAAACTGTAGGTGCTCTGCTAAGTCCAAGAAAAGTAGTGGGAATGGTTCTTTTCATAAGGAGACTGGGAAAATCAGGCCGGACTTAGATGAGCTAAAGATTAGGAGGGCTCAGAAGTTTACATACGAAGAACTTGAGAAAGCTGCGGATGGTTTTAAGGAAGAAACTTTGGTCGGTAAAGGTAGTTTCTCGTGCGTGTTTAAAGGCGTTTTGAAGGATGGTACCGTTGTTGCAGTCAAGAGGGCTATTGTATCTCCTGATATGAAGAACTCGAAAGAGTTCCATACTGAACTTGACTTGCTTTCAAGGCTAAATCACGCACATTTACTGAATTTGCTAGGCTATTGTGAAGATGGAGGTCAGAGGCTTTTGGTTTACGAGTTTATGGCGAATGGTTCCTTGCATCAACATCTCCATGGTAAGAATCAGGAGCTAAAAGAACAACTAGATTGGGTGAGAAGGGTGACTATTGCTGTCCAAGCAGCTCGTGGGATTGAATATCTACATGGTTATGCTTGTCCTCCGGTAATCCACCGggacataaaatcgtcaaatatCCTCATTGATGAAGAGCACAATGCCCGTGTGTCGGACTTTGGCCTCTCACTATTAGGGCCTACTAATAGTAGCTCCCCTTTggctgaattgccagcaggaaCACTCGGTTATCTAGATCCTGAGTACTATCGGCTTCACTACCTCACAACCAAGTCTGATGTTTATAGCTTCGGTGTTCTACTTTTGGAAATCCTCAGCGGTCGAAAAGCCATCGACTTGCAGTATGAAGAAGGAAACATTGTCGAATGGGCCGTCCCTCTGATCAAAGCAGGTGAAATAGAAAGCATTTTGGATCCAGTTTTGAAACCTCCAGTGGAACTTGAAGCTCTGAAACGTATTGCGAACATCGCTAGCAAATGTGTGCGAATGAGAGGAAAAGAGAGGCCATCAATGGATAAAGCGACGACGGCTTTGGAGCGTGCCCTGGCTCTGCTGATGGGCAGCCCATGTAACGAGCAGCCTATCTTGCCAACCGAGGTGGTTTTAGGAAGCAGCAGATTGCATAATAAGTCTTCTCAAAGATCCGGGAACCGGTCAACCTCAGAAACTGATGGAGCAGACACAGAGGATCAAAGAATCGAGTTTCGAGCTCCATCATGGATCACTTTTCCTAGCGTTGCATCTTCACAAAGGAGGAAATCTTCTGTTTCTGATTCGGATCTTGATGGAAAGAACCTGCAGGAAGCAAGAAACCCGTGCAATGGCACGGCTGCTGCGGATGGATTGAGAAGTCTCGTCGAAGAGATCGGGCCAGCTTCTCCTCAAGAACACTTGTATTTGCAGCACAACTTCTAG